A window of bacterium contains these coding sequences:
- a CDS encoding HEAT repeat domain-containing protein codes for MKRLITVLTSLVVMIIITSIPGSVAKVTEGAKLETGILHTIPCLREKSLPAREIVPASEKIISHPVNAVEPLIADLKDQDPQVREDAAEALGKIKNVRAVEPLIAALKDESPKVRENAAEALGRIRDAGAVNSLIVALQDEDRNVREEAAEALGRIGKAGAAVEPLIAALRDEDQEVREEAAEALGKIKDLRAVEPLIAALKDEEPEVKENAARALRKITGEDFGQDPANWEKWLEQEKKSPL; via the coding sequence ATGAAAAGGTTAATAACAGTTCTTACTTCGTTGGTTGTGATGATCATTATAACGAGCATACCAGGTTCTGTCGCCAAGGTGACCGAGGGGGCAAAGCTGGAAACAGGTATATTGCACACCATTCCCTGTCTGAGGGAAAAGTCCCTGCCAGCCAGGGAAATCGTACCGGCTTCGGAAAAGATAATCAGCCACCCTGTTAATGCTGTAGAGCCCCTCATTGCTGATCTTAAGGATCAGGATCCGCAGGTACGGGAAGATGCTGCCGAGGCATTGGGAAAGATCAAAAATGTCCGGGCAGTGGAGCCTTTGATTGCAGCCCTGAAGGATGAAAGTCCGAAAGTGCGGGAAAATGCTGCCGAAGCACTGGGGAGAATCAGGGATGCCGGTGCAGTGAATTCTCTGATCGTTGCCCTTCAGGATGAGGATCGTAATGTGCGGGAGGAGGCGGCCGAGGCACTGGGAAGGATAGGCAAGGCCGGTGCTGCGGTGGAGCCCTTGATTGCCGCCCTGAGGGATGAAGACCAGGAAGTACGGGAGGAGGCAGCCGAGGCACTGGGGAAGATCAAGGACTTGCGGGCTGTAGAACCGCTGATCGCTGCCCTGAAGGATGAGGAACCGGAGGTGAAGGAGAATGCTGCCAGGGCGCTTCGGAAAATAACCGGAGAAGATTTTGGCCAGGACCCTGCGAATTGGGAGAAATGGCTGGAGCAGGAGAAGAAATCTCCTTTGTAA